In a genomic window of Temperatibacter marinus:
- a CDS encoding Na/Pi symporter, whose amino-acid sequence MSNQQTVLPGDETSVMQKTGQWMLVLFLIYLLISSVGMIGTGFKGATKGDAMQLFEFATNPFMGLVIGILATSLIQSSSTVTSIIVGLVAGGVSVEAAIPMIMGANIGTTITNTIVALGSVHKKKTFRRAFAAATIHDFFNLIAVVSFLTLELFTGFLAKVSAAMTGFFVGADASVKDANFIKPLTKPFIAQMQELASALYAPGMNIILIIFGVLIIFSSITFIGKLLKKLMVGKAKKAMHWAIGRGPVTGVASGTVVTVAVQSSSTTTSLIIPMAASGVFRLKQIYPFTLGANIGTCITSLLAATAVTGDTAGYAMQIALVHLTFNLMSVIVIYGIPFLRNIPLWGASRLAKLAMENKVLSILYVLGVYFGLPLLMIFLHNLFA is encoded by the coding sequence ATGTCAAACCAACAAACAGTCTTACCGGGAGATGAAACATCGGTTATGCAGAAAACGGGACAATGGATGCTCGTTCTCTTTCTTATATATCTTCTTATTTCATCTGTGGGGATGATTGGAACAGGATTTAAAGGCGCGACGAAGGGCGACGCTATGCAGCTATTTGAATTTGCGACAAACCCCTTCATGGGCTTAGTGATCGGAATCTTAGCGACATCGCTCATTCAGTCCTCTTCTACGGTGACTTCAATCATTGTTGGTCTAGTAGCGGGAGGCGTTAGCGTTGAAGCTGCGATTCCGATGATTATGGGGGCAAATATTGGAACAACGATTACCAATACCATCGTAGCCCTTGGAAGTGTCCACAAAAAGAAAACATTCAGGCGTGCTTTTGCTGCGGCCACAATTCATGATTTCTTTAATCTGATTGCCGTCGTCTCTTTCTTAACATTAGAGCTTTTCACTGGATTTTTAGCCAAAGTCTCTGCGGCCATGACAGGCTTTTTTGTTGGCGCGGATGCCAGTGTTAAAGATGCGAACTTCATTAAGCCGTTGACGAAGCCCTTCATTGCACAAATGCAGGAACTAGCCTCTGCTCTTTACGCGCCTGGCATGAATATTATTCTGATTATTTTCGGCGTACTTATTATTTTCTCATCAATTACCTTTATAGGCAAATTGCTGAAAAAACTGATGGTTGGTAAAGCTAAAAAAGCAATGCACTGGGCGATTGGCCGTGGCCCTGTCACTGGTGTTGCTTCAGGAACTGTGGTCACTGTTGCTGTACAATCTTCTTCAACAACAACCAGCTTGATTATTCCAATGGCTGCTTCAGGGGTTTTCCGGTTGAAGCAAATCTATCCTTTTACCTTGGGCGCAAATATTGGGACGTGTATTACATCGCTTCTTGCAGCGACAGCCGTCACGGGAGATACGGCGGGATATGCCATGCAAATTGCTCTTGTGCATCTGACTTTTAACTTAATGTCAGTCATTGTAATTTACGGTATACCTTTCTTGAGAAATATCCCCTTATGGGGAGCTTCCCGCTTGGCTAAGCTTGCCATGGAAAATAAAGTGCTTTCGATCCTCTACGTTCTCGGCGTATACTTTGGTCTGCCACTTTTGATGATCTTTCTTCATAACCTATTCGCATAA
- a CDS encoding substrate-binding domain-containing protein — MKKILNTLLALSVVAGISSQVTAQTRDQIRIVGSSTVFPFATAVAEEFGRSGSFKTPIVESTGSGGGLKLFCSGVGLSHPDITNASRRIKSTEVALCAKNGVTDVTEVKIGFDGIVLANAKGAHQFKLSLKDIYLALAKEVPAPGTQGGTSNLIANPYITWDQINAELPNVKIKVMGPPPTSGTRDAFNELAIEAGCKAFAGNAALKKSDKALYKQKCRSIREDGAYVEEGENDNLIVQKLQADTDVLGVFGFSFLDQNSDSVQGSLIAKKGTDFKEPTFENISSGAYPVSRSLFFYVKKKHVGVVPGIAEYLAAFTNEDAWGDEGYLTDRGLIPLPESERRVIAKNTKMLVNLSLK, encoded by the coding sequence ATGAAAAAAATTCTCAATACACTTCTTGCTCTTAGTGTTGTCGCTGGTATCAGCAGTCAAGTCACTGCGCAAACCCGCGATCAAATTAGAATAGTTGGGTCTTCTACAGTTTTTCCATTTGCTACAGCTGTAGCAGAGGAATTTGGTCGCTCTGGCAGTTTTAAGACCCCGATCGTAGAATCAACAGGATCTGGCGGCGGATTAAAATTATTTTGTTCAGGGGTTGGCCTTTCACACCCAGACATTACAAACGCATCACGACGCATTAAAAGTACAGAAGTCGCTCTTTGTGCTAAAAATGGTGTCACAGATGTTACTGAAGTTAAAATCGGTTTTGACGGGATTGTCCTTGCAAATGCAAAAGGGGCTCATCAATTTAAATTATCTCTAAAAGATATTTATTTGGCGCTTGCTAAAGAGGTTCCTGCTCCTGGCACACAAGGCGGAACATCTAATCTAATCGCAAATCCTTATATCACATGGGATCAAATTAATGCTGAGCTTCCAAATGTAAAAATTAAAGTAATGGGTCCACCGCCAACATCTGGGACTCGCGATGCCTTCAACGAACTTGCTATCGAAGCTGGCTGTAAAGCATTTGCTGGCAACGCGGCACTCAAAAAATCTGATAAGGCCCTTTATAAGCAAAAATGCCGCAGCATTCGCGAAGACGGCGCTTATGTTGAAGAAGGCGAAAATGATAATCTTATCGTCCAAAAACTTCAGGCAGATACAGACGTCCTCGGTGTTTTCGGTTTCTCTTTCCTAGACCAGAACAGTGATAGCGTTCAAGGATCATTGATCGCTAAAAAAGGGACAGACTTTAAAGAACCTACTTTTGAGAATATCTCAAGTGGTGCCTATCCTGTATCCCGCTCACTCTTCTTTTATGTCAAGAAAAAGCATGTGGGCGTGGTCCCTGGCATTGCTGAATATCTTGCCGCTTTTACAAACGAAGATGCATGGGGCGACGAAGGCTACTTAACAGATCGTGGTTTGATCCCTCTGCCAGAGTCTGAGCGCAGAGTGATTGCTAAAAACACAAAAATGCTTGTGAACCTCAGTCTTAAATAA
- the pstC gene encoding phosphate ABC transporter permease subunit PstC has product MTPSSIFMFIILLASIAFIVVHQRSLAISKNKRQKLHSLPRHYGYFAATCALLPGIFVLAIWLVFSSSTLDGIIINQLSTHMTIETDVQAQLLINRVKMVMDTATQLETDPNVIAAASEYLRLEGMGRYATLFFALGLGCLGMGYAYLKTGVEFRARNKFEKILMIILAFCSGIAIFTTLGIVLSLLFESIRFFKEVPLYDFLTGLQWSPQTALRGDQVASSGSFGAVPLFAGTLMISLIAMTVAVPVGLLAAIYMTQYASKRLRKITKPILEILAGVPTVVYGFFAALVIAPAFKDFGDLIGLPIDSHSALAAGFVMGIMIIPFISSLSDDAITAVPQSLKDGSMALGATKSETIKKVIIPAALPGIIGAILLAVSRAIGETMIVVMAAGMQANLTANPMESVTTVTVQIVKLLTGDQEFDSAKTLSAFALGLVLFVATLFLNILAQRTVRKYREAYD; this is encoded by the coding sequence ATGACACCCTCATCAATCTTTATGTTCATAATCCTGTTGGCTTCGATTGCCTTTATCGTTGTTCATCAACGCTCTCTTGCTATCAGCAAAAATAAACGCCAAAAATTACACTCTTTACCACGTCATTATGGGTATTTTGCTGCCACCTGCGCTTTACTGCCAGGTATATTTGTTTTGGCGATATGGCTTGTTTTTAGCAGTTCCACTCTTGATGGGATCATCATTAATCAATTATCAACTCACATGACAATTGAAACAGATGTCCAAGCTCAACTTCTTATCAACCGTGTCAAAATGGTGATGGATACAGCCACACAACTTGAAACCGACCCAAATGTGATCGCTGCTGCCTCAGAATATCTCAGATTAGAGGGGATGGGACGCTATGCCACTCTCTTTTTTGCACTTGGCCTTGGATGCCTCGGGATGGGATATGCCTATCTAAAAACGGGCGTTGAATTCAGAGCTCGGAATAAGTTTGAAAAAATATTAATGATCATCTTGGCCTTCTGTTCGGGGATTGCAATCTTCACGACCCTTGGCATTGTATTATCCCTCTTGTTTGAGAGCATACGGTTTTTTAAAGAAGTCCCTCTTTATGACTTCCTCACGGGCCTTCAGTGGTCCCCTCAAACAGCGCTGCGTGGAGATCAAGTCGCGTCTTCTGGATCTTTTGGCGCAGTGCCCTTGTTTGCAGGGACATTGATGATCAGTTTAATCGCAATGACAGTTGCAGTGCCTGTTGGACTGTTGGCCGCGATATACATGACACAATATGCCAGTAAAAGACTGCGCAAAATAACCAAGCCTATTCTTGAAATTTTAGCCGGTGTCCCAACAGTCGTATACGGGTTTTTTGCCGCATTGGTAATAGCCCCAGCCTTTAAAGATTTTGGCGACCTAATTGGCCTGCCTATCGATAGTCATAGTGCTTTAGCAGCTGGATTCGTTATGGGCATCATGATTATCCCCTTTATTTCTTCCCTGTCCGATGATGCAATAACAGCGGTCCCCCAAAGTTTGAAGGACGGTTCAATGGCTCTGGGTGCTACCAAATCAGAAACGATTAAAAAAGTGATCATTCCTGCAGCGCTACCAGGGATTATTGGGGCTATTCTTCTGGCTGTTTCTCGCGCCATCGGGGAAACCATGATCGTAGTTATGGCTGCAGGCATGCAAGCCAACCTTACAGCGAACCCAATGGAATCCGTTACCACCGTGACAGTACAAATTGTCAAACTCCTGACGGGTGATCAAGAATTTGATAGTGCGAAAACACTGTCTGCTTTTGCTCTTGGGTTGGTACTTTTTGTCGCAACCCTTTTCCTCAACATCTTAGCCCAACGCACGGTCCGCAAATACCGTGAAGCATATGATTAA
- the pstA gene encoding phosphate ABC transporter permease PstA, translating to MNIDRDLKPTDWTDPKIVARIKSRYNKERRFKIYGFSAMAAASIFLFVLIGTIGANGISGLFQTYIKLDVTFEQSRFNNISQSASNEEITSAVQTASYRTLLRNAVYAKFPDVKNRRDKRRLAALISPGARTKLKEYVQDNPSVIGTTQTLWLLASDDIDQLQKGAIDAAKPESDRRVKDIELTWVAQLEKEKAIQIQFHKDFFTNGDSRDPENVGILGAVMGTIFTLTVTLLLAFPVGLFAAIYLEEFAPQNKFTDFIEININNLAAVPSIVFGLLGLAVFLGTFNLPRSAPLVGGLTLALMTLPTIIISSRAAIKAVPPSIRDAAFGLGASRAQVVFHHVVPLAMPGILTGTIIGMAQALGETAPLLMIGMVAFIVDIPGSAMDAATALPVQVFIWANSPERLFIEKTSAAILILLLFLISMNAVAIWLRNKFEKQW from the coding sequence ATGAATATTGATAGAGATCTAAAACCGACAGATTGGACCGATCCAAAGATCGTTGCCCGCATTAAATCGCGGTACAATAAGGAACGCCGATTTAAAATATACGGATTCTCAGCCATGGCCGCTGCTTCAATTTTTCTCTTCGTTTTGATTGGAACAATTGGCGCAAACGGCATTAGTGGGCTGTTTCAGACCTATATCAAATTGGATGTCACTTTTGAACAATCCCGATTTAACAACATATCCCAATCAGCCTCCAACGAAGAAATAACGTCAGCCGTTCAAACCGCAAGTTATAGAACGCTTCTACGGAACGCTGTTTATGCAAAATTCCCAGATGTAAAAAACAGACGGGACAAACGCCGCTTGGCGGCACTGATATCGCCAGGGGCCCGGACAAAATTAAAAGAATACGTACAAGACAATCCGAGCGTAATTGGCACAACTCAAACCCTTTGGCTCCTAGCATCCGACGATATTGATCAATTGCAAAAAGGGGCGATTGATGCAGCAAAGCCAGAATCAGATCGCCGAGTAAAAGATATTGAACTGACTTGGGTCGCACAATTGGAGAAAGAGAAAGCCATCCAGATTCAATTCCATAAGGACTTCTTCACCAATGGCGATAGCCGCGATCCTGAAAATGTAGGGATTTTGGGTGCTGTCATGGGGACAATTTTTACGCTCACTGTCACCCTGTTGCTGGCTTTCCCCGTCGGGCTGTTTGCAGCCATTTACTTAGAAGAATTTGCTCCACAGAATAAATTCACAGATTTCATTGAAATTAATATCAATAACCTTGCAGCTGTGCCGTCCATTGTTTTCGGCCTGCTTGGGTTGGCTGTGTTTCTGGGGACATTCAATCTTCCAAGATCAGCGCCGCTTGTTGGTGGTCTGACGCTCGCTCTGATGACACTGCCGACTATTATTATCTCCTCAAGAGCTGCCATCAAGGCCGTTCCTCCATCCATTAGAGATGCTGCATTTGGCCTGGGAGCCTCTAGAGCGCAAGTTGTATTCCACCATGTGGTCCCACTTGCAATGCCCGGTATTCTAACAGGAACTATCATTGGAATGGCGCAAGCATTAGGGGAAACTGCCCCTCTATTAATGATCGGCATGGTCGCCTTCATTGTCGATATTCCTGGCTCTGCCATGGACGCAGCGACAGCTCTGCCGGTGCAGGTCTTTATTTGGGCTAACAGTCCTGAGCGTTTGTTTATAGAGAAGACATCCGCCGCAATTTTAATTCTTCTTTTGTTTTTGATTTCCATGAATGCCGTCGCAATCTGGCTCAGAAATAAATTTGAAAAACAATGGTAA
- the pstB gene encoding phosphate ABC transporter ATP-binding protein PstB: MLDLEKNTKMTVEGLNVFYGDTHAVKDVSLNLRKDEVTALIGPSGCGKSTFLRCLNRMNDTVDSCRVEGMIKLDGQNIYDKNIDVVQLRARVGMVFQKPNPFPKSIYDNVAYGPRIHGLAETSADLDEIVATSLEKAGLWVEVKDRLESSGTSLSGGQQQRLCIARAIAVSPEVILMDEPCSALDPIATAKVEQLIETLRGKYAIAIVTHSMQQAARISQKTAFFHMGTLIEQGETSAIFTAPAEEKTRDYITGRFG, encoded by the coding sequence ATGCTTGATTTAGAAAAAAATACAAAGATGACTGTAGAAGGATTAAATGTCTTTTACGGAGATACACATGCTGTCAAAGATGTTTCTTTAAACCTCAGAAAAGACGAAGTGACCGCTCTTATCGGCCCATCTGGCTGCGGAAAATCCACCTTTCTCCGTTGTCTCAATCGAATGAATGACACTGTGGACAGCTGTCGTGTTGAAGGGATGATCAAGCTAGACGGCCAAAATATTTATGACAAAAATATTGATGTGGTTCAACTTAGAGCACGGGTGGGTATGGTGTTCCAAAAACCAAACCCTTTTCCTAAATCTATTTATGACAATGTCGCATACGGCCCAAGAATTCACGGCCTCGCTGAAACCAGCGCTGATCTAGATGAAATTGTCGCCACATCTCTGGAAAAGGCCGGTCTATGGGTAGAAGTGAAAGACCGATTAGAAAGTTCAGGAACTTCCTTGTCTGGTGGTCAACAACAGCGATTATGTATCGCACGCGCTATTGCTGTGAGCCCAGAAGTTATTCTAATGGATGAGCCCTGTTCCGCACTTGACCCCATAGCTACAGCAAAAGTAGAGCAACTGATAGAGACGTTGCGTGGTAAATATGCCATTGCCATTGTCACACACAGCATGCAGCAAGCCGCACGTATTTCACAGAAGACAGCTTTCTTCCATATGGGGACTCTCATAGAGCAGGGAGAAACATCGGCTATTTTCACCGCACCCGCAGAAGAAAAAACACGTGATTATATCACTGGCCGTTTTGGATAG
- the phoU gene encoding phosphate signaling complex protein PhoU: MNDHIVASYDDELKSARTLIARMFGLAEKMLDDAMQALVARDKVKAQAVRDTDKELDRIELEAEELAINILARRSPVANDLRDTVAVLKITGMIERMGDYSKNIAKRTQALANSPYSKTPECVKIMGQEARNSIRNISTAFIEYNDERAMSVWEEDEKLDTLHNAAFRQIMAIMIEEPEYIGSLTHFLMIAKNLERIGDQATNIAEIIHFSVTGHPIEQKRNKRDQTTKIID; encoded by the coding sequence ATGAATGATCATATTGTAGCATCCTATGACGACGAACTCAAAAGTGCGCGCACTCTTATCGCTCGTATGTTTGGTCTGGCTGAAAAAATGCTTGATGATGCCATGCAGGCGCTGGTAGCCCGTGATAAAGTGAAAGCCCAAGCCGTTAGAGATACTGATAAAGAATTGGATCGTATTGAATTAGAAGCAGAAGAGCTTGCTATCAACATTCTTGCAAGACGCTCCCCAGTTGCAAATGATTTGAGAGATACTGTTGCTGTTCTCAAGATCACCGGCATGATTGAGCGGATGGGCGATTATTCAAAAAATATTGCCAAAAGAACACAGGCCCTTGCAAACTCACCCTATTCAAAAACCCCGGAATGCGTCAAAATTATGGGGCAAGAAGCGAGGAATTCCATCCGAAATATTTCAACAGCCTTCATCGAATATAACGATGAAAGGGCTATGTCTGTTTGGGAAGAAGATGAAAAACTCGATACGCTGCATAATGCTGCTTTTCGGCAAATCATGGCCATTATGATTGAGGAACCCGAATATATTGGGTCTCTCACTCACTTTCTAATGATTGCAAAAAATTTGGAGCGAATAGGGGATCAGGCGACAAACATTGCTGAAATCATCCATTTTTCAGTGACAGGCCATCCGATTGAGCAAAAAAGGAATAAGCGGGACCAAACAACCAAAATTATTGATTAA